The proteins below are encoded in one region of Streptomyces cyanogenus:
- a CDS encoding IclR family transcriptional regulator, with protein sequence MSQTVDRALSILPLLAEGPADLGQVADRLGVHKSTALRLLRTLNEHGLVYRQSDQRYRLGARLFALAQEAMENLDIREIAHPHLVRLNEQCGHTVHLAVYEENEVLYIDKVDSRYPVRMYSRIGKPVAITVAAVAKLLLADLPEPERRAVAERLDYPLYTPRSTPNADAFLKELGTVREQGWATDLGGHEESINCVAAPIRGADGRVVAAMSVSAPNVVVTAEELLTLLPLVRRTADAISGEYSGRTPVKDPTV encoded by the coding sequence ATGAGTCAGACCGTCGACCGCGCCCTGAGCATCCTGCCGCTGCTCGCGGAGGGCCCCGCCGACCTCGGCCAGGTCGCCGACCGCCTCGGCGTGCACAAATCCACGGCCCTGCGGCTCCTGCGCACCCTGAACGAACACGGCCTGGTCTACCGCCAGTCCGACCAGCGCTACCGCCTGGGCGCCCGCCTCTTCGCCCTCGCCCAGGAGGCGATGGAGAACCTGGACATCCGCGAGATCGCCCACCCCCATCTCGTACGGCTCAACGAGCAGTGCGGACACACCGTCCACCTCGCCGTGTACGAGGAGAACGAGGTCCTCTACATCGACAAGGTCGACAGCCGGTACCCGGTCCGCATGTACTCCCGGATCGGCAAGCCCGTGGCGATCACCGTCGCCGCCGTGGCCAAACTGCTCCTCGCCGACCTGCCGGAACCCGAGCGCCGCGCCGTGGCCGAGCGGCTCGACTACCCCCTCTACACGCCCCGTTCCACCCCGAACGCCGACGCCTTCCTGAAGGAACTGGGCACGGTGCGCGAACAGGGCTGGGCCACCGACCTCGGCGGCCACGAGGAGTCCATCAACTGCGTCGCCGCCCCCATCCGCGGCGCCGACGGCCGCGTGGTCGCCGCCATGTCGGTGTCCGCGCCGAACGTGGTCGTCACCGCCGAGGAACTCCTCACCCTGCTCCCGCTGGTACGCCGCACGGCGGACGCGATCAGCGGCGAGTACTCCGGAAGAACCCCAGTGAAGGACCCCACCGTATGA
- a CDS encoding RidA family protein → MTDKIALTPKTHTTPPAKFSHGVKKGNILQVAGQVGFLPAEEGRPPTPVGPTLREQTLQTLANVKAILEEGGASWDDVMMIRVYLTDVDHFAEMNEIYNAYFEEQGLTQPPAARTTVYVGLPAGLLIEIDALAVLS, encoded by the coding sequence ATGACCGACAAGATCGCCCTCACCCCGAAGACCCACACCACCCCGCCCGCGAAGTTCTCCCACGGCGTGAAGAAGGGCAACATCCTCCAGGTCGCCGGCCAGGTCGGCTTCCTGCCCGCCGAGGAGGGCAGGCCCCCCACGCCCGTCGGCCCCACCCTGCGCGAACAGACCCTCCAGACCTTGGCCAACGTCAAGGCGATCCTCGAAGAGGGCGGCGCGAGCTGGGACGACGTGATGATGATCCGCGTCTACCTCACCGACGTGGACCACTTCGCCGAGATGAACGAGATCTACAACGCCTACTTCGAGGAGCAGGGCCTCACCCAGCCGCCCGCCGCCCGCACGACGGTCTACGTCGGTCTGCCGGCCGGCCTCCTCATCGAGATCGACGCGCTCGCCGTACTGAGCTGA